accatAGTTATTAAGCAAAAGAGTTTATGAATCTGAGTTCTTCCAGGAGGCCGCTTTAAAACCATGTAACTAAATGAATAGTAAGCTATCTCtgcttaaaatgaatgaattagttTTTCTATGGAGACTAGTATTTTACAGGAATGACTTTATTTTCAGGAGAATATGAACATTGAAGTGGAATCACCACATCAGTGGTTCTAGGCATAGAGTTTAAACCAAAAAAACTCTCTTAATAGAAGATGGACATTAATTTGCCTTCATAATCATTCCCTCAAATACCTACCTCAGTGTTCTGTATTTATCATTGCACCAAATGAGAGCAGACATGACAGTCTTTTTGTAATCCTTATATATATAAGAGGAGATGGTTTCTGGGAGCTATCTCCAAGTTCAACTGGCATATCACTCTTGCTCCTCTTCTAGGAAATGTAAAATCTCTGGACATTAACCTTCCTGTAGATCATTTCAGCCCACCATTTTAAACTTCAATCTAATGGATTTAAATAAGAATTATGATCTCTAATCAAAGAATGAACATGTAAGCTTGTCACTGTAGATGTTCAGAGATTTTAGGGTATTAAAGGCATTTACTTTCCTGAATGCcctttacatttatatatacacaattaccttctattgttaaaaaaatgattttgcaCCAGTAACTATTAATCCAAATAATTTGGATTTAAGTAATTTCTAATTGAAAGCCTATCACATGAATTGTTTATAGTGACAGACAATAAACTATTAGTGATTTTAAAGCTTTAAAAGTAAGTCATCAGGATCCACTTCAATTTCCACATGATAATAAAGGATTATTATGTGCAGTAACCTATTTATGAAAAGGAAACAGTGTGCTTCTTTCAGATGCCATCAATTGCTTTAATAAGGAACTGAAAAGCTGGACTACTTTATATGCAGATCACCACCCCAGTTGCATAAGGATTTACAATagacaaaacaaaactattttttgTTGTAAAGAAGGGCTGTTTGTTTAAATCACACAATAATATTTGCATCTAAAAATTATTTACAGGCTAATAAGGCTTCATAAATGTTATGTAGACTTGGTTAGTTCAAATCATTTTAATTctaacagcaaaatgaaaagcttGGTTAAGTCAAGGAAAAATTCAAGCAACACTCGCCTGACGAAGGCAGGGGAAGAAAAGATGCCTACTTTCTCCATTTAGGCATTTATTAATTGCGTTGGAGACTTACAAGGTACATCATTTGATAGCTCCCTGTTAACACTTCCATAAACTCAAGAGGAAAACACTGCTCTCTCTGAAAATGGGAAAATTGAGATGGATTCTGAGTCTAACctttaatcctaaaagaaattgcAAGTAACGTATACATTTGTCTCTGTTGCCTTGAATTTGCAGAGAACTTACTTGGGACGTTTAAATCTCACCTTTGAAGTCTTCCTTCAAGGTATTTAATGGCTCGTATGTCTTTATTCAATGAGGTGTGTGGCGGCCTCTACTGGTGTGTGTTTATAGAAAATGTTTCAATAggcagaaaaaatattaatttcaatttaaaagttagaaatacagactctttcatttaaatataaaaatatctaatttaATGCATGAAAATATATTACAAGTTGTGTAATGTACTCTTTAttaggaaaataatctaaaacacTGACCAGGTTAGTGTAAAATGATTTACAGAAGGGCATTAATTGTTCAATTCACTCTGATATTgggttaaatatattttattaatgaattaCTAATCCCAACTGAGGTGGTTTATTACCTCTAGTCCACTGTTAAATCCCCATAGTTgacttaaataaaatcatttagaaCAAAcccaaaggaaaggaaacattttACAGTTAAATCTATAAAGTCCTAGAACTAGAATCATTTGATGACAAGCTGATTTCTATAACTCAAGCAATCTGTACGTTGACTTAATATAGCTGACATTTCAATCTATTTtacagtgtttttaatttcaaaaatacaacacATTAAAATATGTTCAATTTATCAAAGCTAAAAGCAACATTTAAGTAATGTACTTAAAGTGCAAAGGCACTTTAACATGAAGAAGTGATGCCCAGTGGCTATGCTTGGTAACTGAAGTCCGAAATACCATatatcattatttacaaaagaatTAATAGTCTCAAAAGATCTTTGGAGATCTTCTACAAAATATACTAAATAtccattttcatttgaaaagtttGCTTACTGTTTCTTCATTCACTATAATCTCCTCTTCCCATTCCCacactggaaaaataaaagaagaaaaaggaaacacaaccataaagtatatgaaaaaatgcACTGTAGAAACATTCATGTTCAATGATGATTCCTaaggaggggggggggggaaggtgggggagggaggagagcaagagagaaataatttaaaggaaaactTGAAAAAGCAGTATCATTGCTTCACCCCATCCCCCAAACATCTTCAAAGTCCCCcactgaggctgagaaagggagaacagacacacacaaaagcaaatgCCCAGCTTCCAAGAGTTTGGAGCAGCATCCTTTGATGCCAGAGGGTTGTCAATGATTTCCCTTCACAGCTGACTGATTGCAGTTTGTTTTTCCAGAACTTCGAGGTAGTCTGGTTCTGATTGCGGCTTAGCTTGCAGTAAAGGGTGGTCTGCTTTGGACTGCCCCACAAAACATTTCCTGGGAGTTCCATATAAAACGGTTTTATTGATTCTGTCTTGGTTTTGGCGTCGAGATTCATAGGAAGGGGTGAACTGCCTTTTAGGTAAGGTACAAAAGTTATAGTGGATGAGTCCCGTACTGGGCAGCTCCTTGACCCGCTCAGTGATATTCTGATACAGCAGCTCGGGCTCTCTCGGGGCCTGCTTTTCCAGCAGCTCTGTGGCACTGATAGTGTAAGCAAGTGTGGCTggctcttctttcttctcctccaggtTGCTGTAACTGAATTCTTGCAGGTTTCGGTAATAGGCCACCGGGTCTCCTTCCTTCTGCATGTAGATGGGGTTTTGGCACATCTGGCCCACAGGTGGAGGGATGTAGTTATAGACGTGGCCGTCTGCTTTATCCTGGGTCTCAGTATTGTAAGAGCCATACTGTAACTGGAAGGAACTTACATCTAAGTTGTTGGCACTCCTGGGAACACTGGGCACCCGCTTCCGGCGTTTCAGGACAAAGACAAATAAGCCAGCACCAAAACAGACAGATAAGATAAAGACAACCAGCAATCCTAAAATTAAGACGGAAAGTGGAACTTCAGTGTGCAGTTCAGGGTAGGAACTGGGAGACACACTGAGCAAGCGAGGCGTGTCTGTGTTGTGATTCATTGACAAAACGGTTCCGTCTGATAAGTTCGGACCGTCTGGACAGATCGCCTCCCTCCCCAGAAACTTCAGGATCTCCCCGGCATGTTTCGCGGGAGATTCACAGGTCACCTCATTGATGATGACAGGGGAATTGGCATGCTCTGTCCAGTCCTTCAGTCCCATGATATCACAGGTGCAGTCCCAGGGATTCTCTTGGAGATCAATCTGGATAAAAGCCGGAAGCTGATCTAGAACTCCTTTCACTGGCAGGTGAGAAAAATGGTTGTTTCTCAGATTCAGCCTGGTGAGTGCCGTGCCCCCAAATACGTTATCAGGCAGGGACCGCAGCAGGTTGTTATTCAGAAACAGCAGCTGCAGGTTAATCAAAGCATCAAAGGTCAGTGGCTTAATTTCCTTAATGACATTATACTCTAAATAGAGATACTGCAAGCTCTGCAGCCCATCAAACATAGCCGGAAACAGCACTTCAAGGTAATTGCCATTTAGATAAAGTCTGCGTAAACTGGTCAGGTTTGTGAAGGCACCTTCCTGAATGACTGCAATCCTATTGTTGCCTAGATGCAGCAGATCCAAAGAACTGTATTCTAAGAGGTCGTTCTTATAGACCATCTGAAGATAGTTCCCTGTCAGGTAGAGTTTCTTTGGACTGGTGGGTTTGGGCTGCAGGTCGGAGATGTTGGTGAACTTCCGTTCTTGGCAGTTGACATTCAGCCCATTGTCAGAGCTCTGAGAGGTGCAGACACAGCTGCTGGGGCAGGTGAGGGGCACCGGGGACTTGGTCTGGTACACCATGATGGGGCCAAAGCTCTGCCTATCCTTCGACACTGTGACCCGGGGGGTGGGACGGTTTCTTATTTTGGGTGGTCGGCTGGCTTTTGGAGCCCGGGTCGGGTTGAGAGCAGGATTCAGGGTAGGTGACAGCCTCGGGATGTGTGTGTCGGCATGGCCGCCCCTCTGAGCCGAGTCGCCAGTACTTTTTCTGGGGCAGAGGTCTTGCCTGGTCAGCTGGGTGACATCTTTGCCATGCAAGCGGAAGGGGGTTTCACAGACAATCTCCCCCACGAAAACGGTGATGGTGTCCAGCCAAGCCTTGAGTGGAAGTAAGTCGCATGTGCAGTTCCAGGGGTTCTCCTCCAGCTGGATCTCCATGATGCCCCCGATGTGCTCGAGGACCCCCGCAAAAGGCATCAGTTTCAGCCGGTTCCCTCGCAGGTCTAGGTGGGTCAGCAGGACGAAGCGGAACACATTGCTGGGCAGCGATAGCAGGAGGTTGTCATTCAGGATGAGCACTTTGAGCTTGTTCAGCTTGCTGAAGGCCCCCGCTTCGATGGCGCTGATGTAATTGTAGTCGGCCTGCAGGTACTCCAGGCTCTCTAGGCCCAGGAAAGTGTCCTCCCTCAGCACCTCGAGCTTGTTGTTGTTGAGGTGCAGCCTCTTCAGGGTCTTCAGCCCGCTAAACGCCCCGGTACGGATCTCCTGCAGCCCGTTGTTGCCCAGGTGGAGAGTCACCGCATTGGAGTAGTTGACGAACTCGTTGGGGTACAGTCTGGTCAGGAGGTTGCCATTGAGGAAGAGCTGATAGATTCGGTACTGGGGGGGCTGGAGCAGGCTGACCGTTGTAAATCCTTTGTTTTCGCAGTTAATATTCAGAACGTTCTCCTTCTCTTCGCACAGGCAGCGGATCTTGCAAATGTCTTTGGCAGTTTTGCGACTTTCCGTCTCTAAGATCCCGGCCACGGTTAACACGCTGAGGAACCAGACGCCGCTCAGCATCTTTAGTCGCCGTCGGGGTCAGCTCAGGTACCTACAGGCAAACCTTGGGCGGGGGGCGAGAGAGAGTGGGAGGCGGAGGAGAAAGAAACACTGAGGCCCGATTAAAATGGCAAAGCGAGGGGGCGGCGTGGGAGGGAGGAAGACGGCGGGGAGTGGGCTGCGAAGCCGAATGAAATCACtgcggttttttttttcccccagcggTTTctgctttcctcccctccccaccccacccccggcccgGCCCACCCACCCACCGACCCACCCACGCGTCCCGACACCCACATGCTTGCACCTGATTTCCCGGCGGGTGGCAGCCAGCCACGGAGTCATTAGTAACCGAGTTGTCCTACTAAATCCAGCCCATCGCCTCCTCCTCCGCCCCTGGGGGATATCTTGAAGCTATCTCGGGCGGCTTGCCCGTCCTGGGCTCGCAGCAGAAAttgctctacttttttttttttttttttttaactgcgcAAAAAGGGGGTGGGAAAATCAGGGGAGTGGCggcgaggggaggggagagggtggaTGAGCAAAGACAGCGTGGGTTGCTGGGGCGGGGGGTCGGTTACTCACGCATCAGGAGAAGACGGGACCCCTCTCCTCTGCAGTCCGCCGGTAGTTTAGCATCttcagaaagagaggaagagcaaGGTAAAAGGGGACGCCGCTGCTTCCGGAGGGATGCTCTGCTTTCTGCCAGTTGATTTAAttttgctggggggtggggaggtgggggtgcgCACGAATTCGGAATCTGGCAGGCGGCAGGAGAGGCCAAGGACGCTCCGAGCGGCGGGCAGCTGAGTCCTCGGGGACCCCGGGGGGGTGCGACTGGGCACGGAGCTGGCGAAGCCGGCCGGCCGGGTCGGCTGGCGGCGGCGCGGCAGAGCCCGGGCGCGCACTTCCAGTCCCGCGGTAGTGGCAGCAGTGCGCCTGGCAGTTTGAATTTGAGAGGCTTTGCGGGTTCCCCGGGACAGGGCTGGGGTGACGTCACGGGGGAGGGGGAAGGCGGGGGAGCGAGGGCGCGCGGCGGGGGAGGGAAGGGCAGACGCTTCCCTTCCCAGCGAGTGGCTTCGCCAAGCTCGAATCCCGGCTGCGTCAGTTTCTTCAGAACTCCTCCACCTCCAGCCCGGCGGGTGGCGGGTGGCTGGCGGAGCTCCTGGAGAGGGGGTTCTCCAGGAGCGGCCCCACTATGGGGTTGGTACCCCCGGGACGCCTCGGGCCCTTCCAAGTGGTTTCTtccacctgcccctccctcctggccCTTTCACTGGGacttggggaggggggcggggatgTTGGTGTCTCATTCCAGATTCCGGAGCAGAGGTCCCATCTTCCGTCTGTGTGAAATcttccgtgtgtgtgtgcctctttGCTacaggactctgtgtgtgtgtgtcaaatcTTCCGAGTGTGTCCCatcttccgtgtgtgtgtgtctgtgtgtgtgtgcgcgcgcccgCGCTCGCACGCCTCTTTGCTACAGGACTGAACCCGCCTGGCAGCCTCCTAGCTGAGATGCTCTTGGTGCGGAGAGAGGGCTGTGTGTGCACCAGTGTGCCTGTGTGGGAGGACGAGGAGTTCTCCCGGGGGTTCTATGCTTTGCATTCAGAGCTTTGTTTCAGTGCGCAGAGAATTACTTTCTGGGTGGTGACTGGCTAGATATTTGCCTGGATTCTGACAGCCAGCCCAACAACGTTAGCCTATAGACTgagatgaacaacaacaaaacccttcTCCCCCTGAGGTTTATACTTAGCCAGATAATGAGGTTTAAACGTGTACTCTTAgcttgaaggaaggagaagaggggtggGTGTCAGACAGGCACTGCCAGGCTGCGCCTTAGGTGGGAGTCCAGTCCACAAGGGGGCAGAGCCCTCCAGGCTGCAGGAGCTAGGGACCCAGGGGGACAGAAGCTACCAATGCAGGAAGACTGGCTTCTGAGAAAGAAGAGGGATGACCCGAGTCCTAGCCTGAGACTCAGGAGACCTGGCCCCCGGTCCAGTTCTGTTGCCAGGTGTGTCGCTTTGTTTCTGGATCTTCCTTTCCCCACTGGCACAAGGGGGTGGACTATTCGGCCCCTCCCAGCTCTGATAATCAATTGCATTCGGATAACCTTTCCTCAGGATTATTATTGGCCAGGTGTTGGCTTTTTGCCTTCAGTATCTCGTTTTCCCCTAATTATCTTAAGGTCCTCTTTTAAGGCAActtttaagttgctcagttggagtccatttgcaaaatgggaatgTCTGCCCATGGCCCAGATGGGCCAGGGACTGCCTCTGGTGAGAATGGGGGAGATGAGGCAGCAAAAGTAATGGATGGAAGAGAATGGGAAGAGTTGACCGAGCTATGTGCCAGTCCAGCCAGACACTTCAGCTGattcttccctgcctcctgggccCTGTCTGCCACAGTCCACACAGGGTCCCATGGCTGGGCCAAGGGTGGCAGAGAGGCACTGGCAGAGGTGATCAGCTTTCAGAGAACAGCAAgccccctgcctctcccctcttcctttccTGTGAAGCTGATGTCCTAGAATTGTCCCACCCAGACAAGCTTTTCCCTCCCCAAGAAGGGCTCCCTAGTTTATAAACACTTCTCAAGCAACCTGTGGCTTTGGCCAGTCTCCTCCACAATTGGTCGCAGGCCTTCGtctttcccctccttttcctttggGGAAGAGCCCAACCTCATCCAGTAATTCTGGCTTCACCTTGGGCAACACTGTTTTATTCTTGGCCCTCagatttcccttttctctgctaAAGGGCAACAGTAGAGGAACTGCCCCAGAGGGGGAGGGCATAgcctcccacccaccctggcAACTACATCATTAGATGCCAGTGGAATGGTGCAGTGCCAGCACGATTAAACTGCCTTCCAGAGCAGAGGGACATTTGTTTCTACATATTTCCAAATGTTAAATATACAGAGTTCCTAGAGAGAGATGGTTTATTCAGTCATTCATATAACAAACGTTTATTAATTAGGTTAATATTTCACTGAAGTAGAAGCCAacatgagagctggacaataccTTTGCAATCAGAttcattttctagatgaggaCATTTCCTCAACCAGGGGAAGTGCTGACTTGCTTAAGTTCAAGAATCTATAAAATTAGAAACAGAACCCAGGGATTCTGAGTCCCAGGCCAGCAGTTCTCCAGAAAACTCACTCCTGCTTACAGtgaattggtggtggtggtggtgatttactGAAATgtgttcttaaaaacaaaaattttgaaagtgaaatacCAAATATGAGTTTTAGTTTCCAAAGATCATAATTTCCTGCAGGACACGGATGACTGTGTCAATAATGTTTTAGGACAGCATCTACTAGGAATTA
The genomic region above belongs to Ovis canadensis isolate MfBH-ARS-UI-01 breed Bighorn chromosome X, ARS-UI_OviCan_v2, whole genome shotgun sequence and contains:
- the SLITRK2 gene encoding SLIT and NTRK-like protein 2; the protein is MLSGVWFLSVLTVAGILETESRKTAKDICKIRCLCEEKENVLNINCENKGFTTVSLLQPPQYRIYQLFLNGNLLTRLYPNEFVNYSNAVTLHLGNNGLQEIRTGAFSGLKTLKRLHLNNNKLEVLREDTFLGLESLEYLQADYNYISAIEAGAFSKLNKLKVLILNDNLLLSLPSNVFRFVLLTHLDLRGNRLKLMPFAGVLEHIGGIMEIQLEENPWNCTCDLLPLKAWLDTITVFVGEIVCETPFRLHGKDVTQLTRQDLCPRKSTGDSAQRGGHADTHIPRLSPTLNPALNPTRAPKASRPPKIRNRPTPRVTVSKDRQSFGPIMVYQTKSPVPLTCPSSCVCTSQSSDNGLNVNCQERKFTNISDLQPKPTSPKKLYLTGNYLQMVYKNDLLEYSSLDLLHLGNNRIAVIQEGAFTNLTSLRRLYLNGNYLEVLFPAMFDGLQSLQYLYLEYNVIKEIKPLTFDALINLQLLFLNNNLLRSLPDNVFGGTALTRLNLRNNHFSHLPVKGVLDQLPAFIQIDLQENPWDCTCDIMGLKDWTEHANSPVIINEVTCESPAKHAGEILKFLGREAICPDGPNLSDGTVLSMNHNTDTPRLLSVSPSSYPELHTEVPLSVLILGLLVVFILSVCFGAGLFVFVLKRRKRVPSVPRSANNLDVSSFQLQYGSYNTETQDKADGHVYNYIPPPVGQMCQNPIYMQKEGDPVAYYRNLQEFSYSNLEEKKEEPATLAYTISATELLEKQAPREPELLYQNITERVKELPSTGLIHYNFCTLPKRQFTPSYESRRQNQDRINKTVLYGTPRKCFVGQSKADHPLLQAKPQSEPDYLEVLEKQTAISQL